The following proteins are encoded in a genomic region of Microbacterium sp. NC79:
- a CDS encoding SseB family protein produces the protein MALFSRRKNDPSDRTPETGVVAEGADAPVADAPVADATESQAPPEVPAEPQAPAEAVPQVNISMTSFGGLGSTPTPAKPALLRPEKPEDVVLPLAPSDPPTNLETISGLRDNGVLRDALAALGATPTGPELLGVTRQLLQGHVYLRVRGDAREQIAAGESLQLGIVSDGDRQFMLAYSSGRSLRDAFQKDNDANTSAFAQPAYAVINNVLKGNLAGLILDNDSAPARAVIPTDVLKRAMTQVEDEMKLKTILCEPRAEDTKDKVLAALRDARLWVAVGVASEKDGEKQYGIAEAHTRDGRRLLQLFTHPLEVVALQRPEQPMPFGFDKLQSAFVEHGSLAGVVIDPAGPSIRITRDELAAVLAEA, from the coding sequence ATGGCACTGTTCTCTCGCCGCAAGAATGACCCGTCCGATCGGACACCCGAAACCGGTGTCGTCGCCGAGGGCGCTGATGCCCCCGTCGCTGACGCCCCCGTCGCCGACGCAACCGAGTCTCAGGCTCCCCCCGAGGTTCCGGCCGAGCCGCAGGCTCCTGCCGAGGCCGTCCCGCAGGTGAACATCAGTATGACGTCGTTCGGCGGGCTCGGCTCCACGCCCACTCCGGCTAAACCTGCTTTGCTGCGCCCCGAGAAGCCAGAAGACGTCGTGCTCCCGCTCGCTCCGAGCGACCCCCCGACAAATCTGGAGACCATTTCGGGGCTGCGCGATAACGGCGTGCTGCGTGATGCACTCGCGGCACTCGGCGCAACGCCGACCGGTCCAGAACTGCTCGGCGTTACCCGTCAGCTCCTGCAGGGACACGTCTATCTTCGAGTACGTGGCGACGCTCGCGAGCAGATCGCTGCGGGCGAATCGCTCCAGCTCGGTATTGTCAGCGACGGCGACCGTCAGTTCATGCTGGCGTACAGCTCAGGTCGTTCGCTTCGTGACGCGTTCCAGAAAGACAACGACGCCAACACCAGCGCCTTTGCTCAGCCCGCGTACGCCGTGATCAACAACGTTCTCAAGGGCAACCTTGCGGGGTTGATCCTCGACAACGATTCGGCGCCGGCGCGCGCGGTTATTCCGACCGACGTGCTCAAGCGTGCGATGACGCAGGTCGAAGACGAAATGAAGCTCAAAACGATCCTGTGTGAGCCGCGTGCCGAAGACACCAAGGATAAGGTGCTTGCGGCTCTCCGCGACGCACGCCTGTGGGTTGCTGTCGGTGTTGCCAGCGAGAAGGACGGCGAAAAGCAGTACGGCATTGCCGAAGCGCACACGCGCGATGGCCGTCGCCTGTTGCAGCTGTTCACGCACCCGCTTGAGGTCGTGGCGCTGCAGCGCCCTGAGCAGCCGATGCCGTTTGGCTTCGACAAGCTGCAGAGC